One Malus domestica chromosome 11, GDT2T_hap1 genomic region harbors:
- the LOC103448678 gene encoding choline transporter protein 1, translating to MRGPMGAVIGRYPPSDGSAQMSSIIRHNRKCRDLVFLVIFIAFWVAMIVNSSFGFNQGNPSRLTYGLDYKGNVCGDKHAKPGLKELELKYWLNPNQVYLSGLKDNQFKLANARSICLLDCPIPYEDSLSWVCDYPDGDIRLSMDDWIDRNYDYYEFLTPELRNTSLQLQGPCYPVIFPSINVYWTCQFIARPSNVSLTHWQQMGGVKINEDIIIDKSIHKAINSRSSVFKRYMADIGKAWPVLIVCGGILPLFLSVIWLLLIRHFVAAMPWITVGLFNILMIAVTMFFYLKAGWIGNDSITPIIGEHDPYIHIIGRELHHLHAVAVIMTSIMVVSILTSIAIVRRILMATSVLKVAAKVIGEAQALIIFPVIPYTILAIFYMFWFSAAFHLFSSGQVVQNDCNLNCCAYDLVSKRVNCDRCCGYSIHYTPHIGVAILFHLFGGYWATQFFIACSSTVIAGAVASYYWARGETSPEIPFLPVFASMKRLARYNLGSVALGSLIVSFVESIRFMLESIRRRLKVAGTTPDNWFGKAVYHASRFFLRCIEWTIKSVNRNAYIMIAITGKSFCKASAIATDLIISNILRIGKVNVIGDVILFLGKLCVSLSTALFAFLMLDTHKYKSGHNKITSPLFPVLVCWALGYVVATLFFAVVEMSIDTIILSFCQDSEEHQGTAQYAPPLLIQTLDDQNEMQRLTQGPQSDSLDV from the exons GCTCACTTATGGACTGGACTACAAAGGAAATGTTTGTGGTGACAAGCATGCAAAACCTGGTCTTAAGGAACTGGAACTCAAATATTGGTTAAATCCTAACCAGGTTTACCTTAGTGGTTTAAAAGACAATCAATTCAAGTTGGCCAATGCTCGGAGTATATGCTTATTGGATTGCCCTATCCCTTATGAAGATTCACTAAGTTGGGTGTGTGATTATCCTGATGGAGATATCCGTCTCTCAATGGATGATTGGATCGACAGGAATTATGATTATTATGAGTTCCTTACACCAGAATTGAGAAACACCTCTCTTCAACTTCAGGGTCCTTGTTACCCTGTCATATTTCCCAGTATAAATG TTTATTGGACTTGCCAATTTATTGCTCGTCCCTCCAACGTATCTTTGACGCATTGGCAGCAAATGGGTGGAGTGAAAATCAATGAGGACATTATTATAGACAAATCTATTCACAAGGCCATCAATTCTCGGTCATCCGTCTTTAAG AGATACATGGCTGATATTGGAAAGGCATGGCCGGTGCTGATTGTTTGTGGAGGAATATTGCCACTTTTTCTGTCAGTGATTTGGCTGCTTCTGATTCGTCATTTTGTTGCTGCAATGCCTTGGATTACAGTCGGTCTCTTTAACATTCTCATGATAGCAGTCACAATGTTCTTTTACTTAAAAG CTGGATGGATAGGAAATGATAGCATCACCCCAATCATTGGTGAGCACGATCCATACATTCACATAATTGGAAGG GAATTACATCATCTCCATGCTGTTGCTGTTATTATGACCTCTATTATGGTTGTTTCTATCCTTACATCAATTGCTATAGTCCGCCGCATCCTTATGGCAACGTCTGTCCTCAAG GTTGCTGCAAAGGTCATAGGAGAAGCTCAGGCGCTCATAATATTCCCAGTCATTCCATATACCATCCTTGCAATTTTCTACATGTTCTGGTTTTCAGCTGCTTTCCATCTGTTCAGTTCTGGTCAGGTTGTCCAGAATGACTGCAATTTGAACTGCTGTGCTTATGATCTTGTGTCAAAACGAGTGAACTGTGATCGTTGTTGCGGTTATAGCATTCATTACACTCCTCATATTGGAGTTGCCATCCTTTTCCACCTATTTGGAGGTTATTGGGCTACCCAGTTTTTCATAGCATGCTCTTCCACAGTTATTGCGGGTGCTGTTGCTTCTTATTATTGGGCTCGTGGTGAAACTTCA CCAGAAATTCCATTTCTTCCAGTCTTTGCCTCCATGAAACGCCTTGCACGCTATAACCTTGGGTCGGTTGCTCTCGGCTCCCTGATTGTGTCATTTGTGGAATCAATCCGCTTTATGCTTGAGTCAATTCGTCGCAGACTAAAAGTGGCTGGAACCACACCCGATAACTGGTTTGGAAAGGCTGTGTACCATGCTTCTAGATTTTTCCTGAGGTGTATTGAGTGGACAATCAAATCAGTCAATCGCAATGCCTACATTATG ATTGCTATAACGGGTAAAAGCTTCTGCAAGGCTTCTGCAATCGCAACAGATTTGATCATTAGTAACATTCTTCGGATAGGGAAGGTGAATGTGATTGGTGATGTCATCCTATTCCTTGGAAAATTATGTGTCAGCCTCTCAACTGCCCTTTTTGCTTTCCTTATGTTGGATACCCACAAATACAAATCTGGCCACAacaagatcacttctccactgTTTCCTGTGTTG GTTTGCTGGGCTCTCGGCTATGTGGTTGCCACTCTTTTCTTTGCTGTGGTGGAGATGTCAATCGATACCATCATTCTTTCATTCTGCCAGGATTCCGAAGAGCACCAAGGGACTGCCCAGTATGCTCCACCACTTCTGATCCAAACTCTAGACGACCAAAACGAGATGCAGAGACTCACCCAAGGACCCCAATCAGATAGCTTAGACGTATAA